A single genomic interval of Oreochromis aureus strain Israel breed Guangdong linkage group 12, ZZ_aureus, whole genome shotgun sequence harbors:
- the mymk gene encoding protein myomaker, producing MGAFIAKMLLPTVSSLVFLPTASVAAKRGFHMEAMVYFFTMFFTAIYHACDGPGLSILCFMRYDILEYFSVYGTALSMWVTLIALGDFDEPQRSTMTMFGVLTIAVRIYQDRWGYGIYSGPIGSAVFIITVKWLQKMKQLRAVYPEKTVYTQQVGPGCCFGALALMLRFYFEEWDYAYVHSFYHLSLAVSFVLLLPKKNRYAGTGENAARLSCFTLCCCTMSPGSSKEKKDKKDKPKKKSSRTVWTVPTEKPWARGCSTPTLPLYNPPPSTPVKGTSISKLKEMNGWK from the exons ATGGGTGCATTTATTGCCAAGATGCTGCTCCCTACAGTCAGCAGCCTGGTGTTCCTGCCTACAGCCAGCGTGGCCGCCAAGAGGGGCTTCCACATGGAGGCCATGGTCTACTTTTTCACCATGTTCTTCACTGCG ATCTACCATGCATGTGATGGACCAGGTCTCTCCATATTGTGTTTCATGAGATACGACATCCTGGAGTACTTCAGTGTTTACGGCACTGCACTCTCAATGTGGGTCACACTTATAG CTCTGGGTGACTTTGATGAACCCCAGCGCTCCACTATGACTATGTTTGGAGTGTTAACCATCGCTGTGAGGATCTACCAGGACCGCTGGGGCTACGGGATCTACTCCGGGCCAATCGGATCAGCTGTCTTCATCATTACTGTCAAATGG CTGCAGAAGATGAAGCAGCTGAGGGCGGTTTATCCAGAGAAGACAGTGTACACGCAGCAGGTCGGTCCAGGCTGCTGCTTCGGTGCTCTCGCTCTAATGCTGCGCTTCTACTTTGAG GAGTGGGACTACGCCTATGTCCACAGCTTCTACCATCTGTCTCTGGCTGTTTCCTTCGTGCTGCTGCTGCCAAAGAAGAACCGCTATGCAGGGACGGGAGAGAACGCTGCTAGGCTCAGCTGCTTCACTCTCTGCTGCTGT ACCATGTCCCCCGGTTCTTCtaaagagaagaaagacaagaaagaCAAACCGAAAAAGAAGTCATCTCGGACTGTGTGGACGGTCCCCACAGAAAAGCCGTGGGCACGAGGCTGTAGCACCCCCACCCTGCCTCTTTATAACCCCCCTCCATCCACACCTGTCAAAGGGACCAGTATCAGCAAGCTCAAAGAGATGAACGGCTGGAAGTGA
- the LOC116313596 gene encoding tetratricopeptide repeat protein 16 isoform X3, which translates to MDTSEETDDQTDAEQSFFPTAVSEEELVEAKRKSTLKRLFGSSKIFLHTEKSCQRPDLQGSLIIQSKAAEHYTNGEEAMGKSQYERAVTCFSKAITLKPQQVQLYVSQAEAYLQLCDFQSAAACYKQAWLLEPGAFRDRLAFIYYLQGQCLFDQGFFVDALEAFSKAAEVKPGCRAHKVRSLACLTASGRHTDCLKLVNDWMASEGPTSDLYILRARLHKELNKTSVCYHDVRSALALNPTCPVAGALQLQLREASEQARQRAVDKALCGELPEALCMINIALANSPEDGRLYLFRGTLYRRMKNFIPAIEDIIQAVELSGEEEKEGPQEIRSQKVEVRDDNAESCSVQEEAQFQLALIYNDFAVQCFCKGLYAEATLLLNKAIEEEKGQAGLYLNRGDCFFKQSYWYYALADYRQAEEMMQPNDPAVRLRLAVIYNTLGSLCFQDGRFQEAVNMFSLAIQHNPASSRYYESRSKAFRKLLNLSGARQDFICMLILDPTHEEVAPMLMSLFPGCRVSDVLSSPKGQAIRAQLMETMQACSSSSDPQRLSEKLCNMTLTNESAASQSKEPSEEGKELELCVNKEDMQITVSRSFLTLHR; encoded by the exons ATGGACACATCTGAGGAGACAGATGACCAAACG GATGCAGAGCAGAGTTTTTTCCCCACTGCTGTATCAGAAGAGGAGCTGGTTGAGGCCAAGAGAAAAAGCACCCTAAAACGTCTGTTTGGCTCCAGTAAAATCTTTCTTCACACAGAAAAATCCTGTCAAAGACCAGACCTGCAGGGGAGCCTCATCATTCAGAGCAAGGCCGCTGAGCA TTATACAAATGGGGAAGAGGCAATGGGGAAGTCCCAGTATGAGAGGGCTGTCACCTGCTTCTCCAAAGCCATCACTCTGAAGCCACAACAG GTTCAGCTGTATGTGAGCCAGGCAGAGGCCTACCTACAGCTGTGTGACTTCCAGTCAGCAGCAGCCTGTTACAAACAGGCCTGGCTCCTGGAGCCTGGAGCCTTCAGGGATCGTTTGGCCTTCATTTACTATCTACAG GGTCAGTGTTTGTTCGACCAAGGTTTTTTTGTAGATGCACTGGAGGCTTTCAGCAAAGCTGCTGAGGTGAAACCGGGTTGCAGAGCTCACAAGGTCAGAAG CCTGGCCTGTCTGACAGCTTCAGGTCGCCACACTGACTGTCTGAAGCTGGTAAATGACTGGATGGCATCAGAAGGTCCCACCTCCGACCTTTACATCCTCAGAGCCCGACTGCACAAAGAGCTTAACAAG ACATCAGTTTGTTATCATGATGTGCGGTCGGCGTTGGCGTTGAACCCGACCTGTCCGGTGGCTGGAGCTCTGCAACTCCAGCTGCGGGAAGCGAGTGAACAGGCGAGACAAAGGGCGGTGGATAAAGCTTTGTGTGGAGAGTTGCCTGAAGCCCTTTGCATGATTAATATTGCTCTAGCCAACAGCCCAGAGGACGGACGCCTCTACCTGTTCAG AGGGACTCTGTATAGACGGATGAAGAACTTCATACCAGCCATTGAGGATATAATCCAGGCTGTGGAGCTgagtggagaagaagagaaggagggACCGCAGGAAATCAGGAGTCAGAAGGTGGAGGTCAGAGATGATAACGCTGAGAGTTGCTCTGTGCAGGAGGAGGCGCAGTTTCAGCTGGCTCTCATCTACAATGATTTTGCCGTTCAGTGCTTTTGCAAAGGTCTCTACGCAGAGGCGACTCTGCTTCTCAACAAAGCCATTGAGGAAGAAAAGGGCCAGGCAGGCCTGTACCTGAACCGAGGAG ACTGTTTCTTTAAGCAGAGTTATTGGTACTATGCTCTGGCTGACTACCGGCAGGCTGAGGAGATGATGCAGCCAAATGATCCTGCTGTCCGCCTCCGCCTCGCTGTCATTTACAACACGCTGGGATCTTTGTGTTTCCAGGATGG GCGTTTCCAGGAGGCAGTCAATATGTTTTCTCTGGCCATCCAGCACAACCCCGCCTCTAGCCGTTACTACGAGAGCAGATCGAAGGCTTTTCGAAAGCTGCTGAACCTGAGCGGGGCCAGGCAGGACTTCATCTGCATGCTGATTCTGGACCCCACCCACGAGGAG gTGGCTCCTATGCTTATGAGTCTGTTCCCAGGCTGCAGGGTCTCTGATGTATTGTCCAGCCCAAAAGGACAAGCGATCAGAGCTCAGCTGATGGAAACCATGCAGGCGTGTAGCTCCTCCTCTGATCCACAAAG ACTGAGTGAGAAGCTCTGCAACATGACTCTGACTAATGAGAGTGCAGCGAGCCAATCAAAAGAGCCAAGTGAAGAAGGAAAGGAGCTGGAGCTGTGTGTGAACAAAGAGGACATGCAGATAACT GTCAGCCGTTCATTCCTGACACTGCATCGCTAA
- the LOC116313596 gene encoding tetratricopeptide repeat protein 16 isoform X5, producing the protein MDTSEETDDQTDAEQSFFPTAVSEEELVEAKRKSTLKRLFGSSKIFLHTEKSCQRPDLQGSLIIQSKAAEHYTNGEEAMGKSQYERAVTCFSKAITLKPQQVQLYVSQAEAYLQLCDFQSAAACYKQAWLLEPGAFRDRLAFIYYLQGQCLFDQGFFVDALEAFSKAAEVKPGCRAHKVRSLACLTASGRHTDCLKLVNDWMASEGPTSDLYILRARLHKELNKTSVCYHDVRSALALNPTCPVAGALQLQLREASEQARQRAVDKALCGELPEALCMINIALANSPEDGRLYLFRGTLYRRMKNFIPAIEDIIQAVELSGEEEKEGPQEIRSQKVECFCKGLYAEATLLLNKAIEEEKGQAGLYLNRGDCFFKQSYWYYALADYRQAEEMMQPNDPAVRLRLAVIYNTLGSLCFQDGRFQEAVNMFSLAIQHNPASSRYYESRSKAFRKLLNLSGARQDFICMLILDPTHEEVAPMLMSLFPGCRVSDVLSSPKGQAIRAQLMETMQACSSSSDPQRLSEKLCNMTLTNESAASQSKEPSEEGKELELCVNKEDMQITVRSLLQQVSRSFLTLHR; encoded by the exons ATGGACACATCTGAGGAGACAGATGACCAAACG GATGCAGAGCAGAGTTTTTTCCCCACTGCTGTATCAGAAGAGGAGCTGGTTGAGGCCAAGAGAAAAAGCACCCTAAAACGTCTGTTTGGCTCCAGTAAAATCTTTCTTCACACAGAAAAATCCTGTCAAAGACCAGACCTGCAGGGGAGCCTCATCATTCAGAGCAAGGCCGCTGAGCA TTATACAAATGGGGAAGAGGCAATGGGGAAGTCCCAGTATGAGAGGGCTGTCACCTGCTTCTCCAAAGCCATCACTCTGAAGCCACAACAG GTTCAGCTGTATGTGAGCCAGGCAGAGGCCTACCTACAGCTGTGTGACTTCCAGTCAGCAGCAGCCTGTTACAAACAGGCCTGGCTCCTGGAGCCTGGAGCCTTCAGGGATCGTTTGGCCTTCATTTACTATCTACAG GGTCAGTGTTTGTTCGACCAAGGTTTTTTTGTAGATGCACTGGAGGCTTTCAGCAAAGCTGCTGAGGTGAAACCGGGTTGCAGAGCTCACAAGGTCAGAAG CCTGGCCTGTCTGACAGCTTCAGGTCGCCACACTGACTGTCTGAAGCTGGTAAATGACTGGATGGCATCAGAAGGTCCCACCTCCGACCTTTACATCCTCAGAGCCCGACTGCACAAAGAGCTTAACAAG ACATCAGTTTGTTATCATGATGTGCGGTCGGCGTTGGCGTTGAACCCGACCTGTCCGGTGGCTGGAGCTCTGCAACTCCAGCTGCGGGAAGCGAGTGAACAGGCGAGACAAAGGGCGGTGGATAAAGCTTTGTGTGGAGAGTTGCCTGAAGCCCTTTGCATGATTAATATTGCTCTAGCCAACAGCCCAGAGGACGGACGCCTCTACCTGTTCAG AGGGACTCTGTATAGACGGATGAAGAACTTCATACCAGCCATTGAGGATATAATCCAGGCTGTGGAGCTgagtggagaagaagagaaggagggACCGCAGGAAATCAGGAGTCAGAAGGTGGAG TGCTTTTGCAAAGGTCTCTACGCAGAGGCGACTCTGCTTCTCAACAAAGCCATTGAGGAAGAAAAGGGCCAGGCAGGCCTGTACCTGAACCGAGGAG ACTGTTTCTTTAAGCAGAGTTATTGGTACTATGCTCTGGCTGACTACCGGCAGGCTGAGGAGATGATGCAGCCAAATGATCCTGCTGTCCGCCTCCGCCTCGCTGTCATTTACAACACGCTGGGATCTTTGTGTTTCCAGGATGG GCGTTTCCAGGAGGCAGTCAATATGTTTTCTCTGGCCATCCAGCACAACCCCGCCTCTAGCCGTTACTACGAGAGCAGATCGAAGGCTTTTCGAAAGCTGCTGAACCTGAGCGGGGCCAGGCAGGACTTCATCTGCATGCTGATTCTGGACCCCACCCACGAGGAG gTGGCTCCTATGCTTATGAGTCTGTTCCCAGGCTGCAGGGTCTCTGATGTATTGTCCAGCCCAAAAGGACAAGCGATCAGAGCTCAGCTGATGGAAACCATGCAGGCGTGTAGCTCCTCCTCTGATCCACAAAG ACTGAGTGAGAAGCTCTGCAACATGACTCTGACTAATGAGAGTGCAGCGAGCCAATCAAAAGAGCCAAGTGAAGAAGGAAAGGAGCTGGAGCTGTGTGTGAACAAAGAGGACATGCAGATAACTGTGAGGAGCCTCCTGCAG CAGGTCAGCCGTTCATTCCTGACACTGCATCGCTAA
- the LOC116313596 gene encoding tetratricopeptide repeat protein 16 isoform X1, whose protein sequence is MDTSEETDDQTDAEQSFFPTAVSEEELVEAKRKSTLKRLFGSSKIFLHTEKSCQRPDLQGSLIIQSKAAEHYTNGEEAMGKSQYERAVTCFSKAITLKPQQVQLYVSQAEAYLQLCDFQSAAACYKQAWLLEPGAFRDRLAFIYYLQGQCLFDQGFFVDALEAFSKAAEVKPGCRAHKVRSLACLTASGRHTDCLKLVNDWMASEGPTSDLYILRARLHKELNKTSVCYHDVRSALALNPTCPVAGALQLQLREASEQARQRAVDKALCGELPEALCMINIALANSPEDGRLYLFRGTLYRRMKNFIPAIEDIIQAVELSGEEEKEGPQEIRSQKVEVRDDNAESCSVQEEAQFQLALIYNDFAVQCFCKGLYAEATLLLNKAIEEEKGQAGLYLNRGDCFFKQSYWYYALADYRQAEEMMQPNDPAVRLRLAVIYNTLGSLCFQDGRFQEAVNMFSLAIQHNPASSRYYESRSKAFRKLLNLSGARQDFICMLILDPTHEEVAPMLMSLFPGCRVSDVLSSPKGQAIRAQLMETMQACSSSSDPQRLSEKLCNMTLTNESAASQSKEPSEEGKELELCVNKEDMQITVRSLLQQVSRSFLTLHR, encoded by the exons ATGGACACATCTGAGGAGACAGATGACCAAACG GATGCAGAGCAGAGTTTTTTCCCCACTGCTGTATCAGAAGAGGAGCTGGTTGAGGCCAAGAGAAAAAGCACCCTAAAACGTCTGTTTGGCTCCAGTAAAATCTTTCTTCACACAGAAAAATCCTGTCAAAGACCAGACCTGCAGGGGAGCCTCATCATTCAGAGCAAGGCCGCTGAGCA TTATACAAATGGGGAAGAGGCAATGGGGAAGTCCCAGTATGAGAGGGCTGTCACCTGCTTCTCCAAAGCCATCACTCTGAAGCCACAACAG GTTCAGCTGTATGTGAGCCAGGCAGAGGCCTACCTACAGCTGTGTGACTTCCAGTCAGCAGCAGCCTGTTACAAACAGGCCTGGCTCCTGGAGCCTGGAGCCTTCAGGGATCGTTTGGCCTTCATTTACTATCTACAG GGTCAGTGTTTGTTCGACCAAGGTTTTTTTGTAGATGCACTGGAGGCTTTCAGCAAAGCTGCTGAGGTGAAACCGGGTTGCAGAGCTCACAAGGTCAGAAG CCTGGCCTGTCTGACAGCTTCAGGTCGCCACACTGACTGTCTGAAGCTGGTAAATGACTGGATGGCATCAGAAGGTCCCACCTCCGACCTTTACATCCTCAGAGCCCGACTGCACAAAGAGCTTAACAAG ACATCAGTTTGTTATCATGATGTGCGGTCGGCGTTGGCGTTGAACCCGACCTGTCCGGTGGCTGGAGCTCTGCAACTCCAGCTGCGGGAAGCGAGTGAACAGGCGAGACAAAGGGCGGTGGATAAAGCTTTGTGTGGAGAGTTGCCTGAAGCCCTTTGCATGATTAATATTGCTCTAGCCAACAGCCCAGAGGACGGACGCCTCTACCTGTTCAG AGGGACTCTGTATAGACGGATGAAGAACTTCATACCAGCCATTGAGGATATAATCCAGGCTGTGGAGCTgagtggagaagaagagaaggagggACCGCAGGAAATCAGGAGTCAGAAGGTGGAGGTCAGAGATGATAACGCTGAGAGTTGCTCTGTGCAGGAGGAGGCGCAGTTTCAGCTGGCTCTCATCTACAATGATTTTGCCGTTCAGTGCTTTTGCAAAGGTCTCTACGCAGAGGCGACTCTGCTTCTCAACAAAGCCATTGAGGAAGAAAAGGGCCAGGCAGGCCTGTACCTGAACCGAGGAG ACTGTTTCTTTAAGCAGAGTTATTGGTACTATGCTCTGGCTGACTACCGGCAGGCTGAGGAGATGATGCAGCCAAATGATCCTGCTGTCCGCCTCCGCCTCGCTGTCATTTACAACACGCTGGGATCTTTGTGTTTCCAGGATGG GCGTTTCCAGGAGGCAGTCAATATGTTTTCTCTGGCCATCCAGCACAACCCCGCCTCTAGCCGTTACTACGAGAGCAGATCGAAGGCTTTTCGAAAGCTGCTGAACCTGAGCGGGGCCAGGCAGGACTTCATCTGCATGCTGATTCTGGACCCCACCCACGAGGAG gTGGCTCCTATGCTTATGAGTCTGTTCCCAGGCTGCAGGGTCTCTGATGTATTGTCCAGCCCAAAAGGACAAGCGATCAGAGCTCAGCTGATGGAAACCATGCAGGCGTGTAGCTCCTCCTCTGATCCACAAAG ACTGAGTGAGAAGCTCTGCAACATGACTCTGACTAATGAGAGTGCAGCGAGCCAATCAAAAGAGCCAAGTGAAGAAGGAAAGGAGCTGGAGCTGTGTGTGAACAAAGAGGACATGCAGATAACTGTGAGGAGCCTCCTGCAG CAGGTCAGCCGTTCATTCCTGACACTGCATCGCTAA
- the LOC116313596 gene encoding tetratricopeptide repeat protein 16 isoform X2, producing the protein MDTSEETDDQTDAEQSFFPTAVSEEELVEAKRKSTLKRLFGSSKIFLHTEKSCQRPDLQGSLIIQSKAAEHYTNGEEAMGKSQYERAVTCFSKAITLKPQQVQLYVSQAEAYLQLCDFQSAAACYKQAWLLEPGAFRDRLAFIYYLQGQCLFDQGFFVDALEAFSKAAEVKPGCRAHKVRSLACLTASGRHTDCLKLVNDWMASEGPTSDLYILRARLHKELNKTSVCYHDVRSALALNPTCPVAGALQLQLREASEQARQRAVDKALCGELPEALCMINIALANSPEDGRLYLFRGTLYRRMKNFIPAIEDIIQAVELSGEEEKEGPQEIRSQKVEVRDDNAESCSVQEEAQFQLALIYNDFAVQCFCKGLYAEATLLLNKAIEEEKGQAGLYLNRGDCFFKQSYWYYALADYRQAEEMMQPNDPAVRLRLAVIYNTLGSLCFQDGRFQEAVNMFSLAIQHNPASSRYYESRSKAFRKLLNLSGARQDFICMLILDPTHEEVAPMLMSLFPGCRVSDVLSSPKGQAIRAQLMETMQACSSSSDPQRLSEKLCNMTLTNESAASQSKEPSEEGKELELCVNKEDMQITVRSLLQVSRSFLTLHR; encoded by the exons ATGGACACATCTGAGGAGACAGATGACCAAACG GATGCAGAGCAGAGTTTTTTCCCCACTGCTGTATCAGAAGAGGAGCTGGTTGAGGCCAAGAGAAAAAGCACCCTAAAACGTCTGTTTGGCTCCAGTAAAATCTTTCTTCACACAGAAAAATCCTGTCAAAGACCAGACCTGCAGGGGAGCCTCATCATTCAGAGCAAGGCCGCTGAGCA TTATACAAATGGGGAAGAGGCAATGGGGAAGTCCCAGTATGAGAGGGCTGTCACCTGCTTCTCCAAAGCCATCACTCTGAAGCCACAACAG GTTCAGCTGTATGTGAGCCAGGCAGAGGCCTACCTACAGCTGTGTGACTTCCAGTCAGCAGCAGCCTGTTACAAACAGGCCTGGCTCCTGGAGCCTGGAGCCTTCAGGGATCGTTTGGCCTTCATTTACTATCTACAG GGTCAGTGTTTGTTCGACCAAGGTTTTTTTGTAGATGCACTGGAGGCTTTCAGCAAAGCTGCTGAGGTGAAACCGGGTTGCAGAGCTCACAAGGTCAGAAG CCTGGCCTGTCTGACAGCTTCAGGTCGCCACACTGACTGTCTGAAGCTGGTAAATGACTGGATGGCATCAGAAGGTCCCACCTCCGACCTTTACATCCTCAGAGCCCGACTGCACAAAGAGCTTAACAAG ACATCAGTTTGTTATCATGATGTGCGGTCGGCGTTGGCGTTGAACCCGACCTGTCCGGTGGCTGGAGCTCTGCAACTCCAGCTGCGGGAAGCGAGTGAACAGGCGAGACAAAGGGCGGTGGATAAAGCTTTGTGTGGAGAGTTGCCTGAAGCCCTTTGCATGATTAATATTGCTCTAGCCAACAGCCCAGAGGACGGACGCCTCTACCTGTTCAG AGGGACTCTGTATAGACGGATGAAGAACTTCATACCAGCCATTGAGGATATAATCCAGGCTGTGGAGCTgagtggagaagaagagaaggagggACCGCAGGAAATCAGGAGTCAGAAGGTGGAGGTCAGAGATGATAACGCTGAGAGTTGCTCTGTGCAGGAGGAGGCGCAGTTTCAGCTGGCTCTCATCTACAATGATTTTGCCGTTCAGTGCTTTTGCAAAGGTCTCTACGCAGAGGCGACTCTGCTTCTCAACAAAGCCATTGAGGAAGAAAAGGGCCAGGCAGGCCTGTACCTGAACCGAGGAG ACTGTTTCTTTAAGCAGAGTTATTGGTACTATGCTCTGGCTGACTACCGGCAGGCTGAGGAGATGATGCAGCCAAATGATCCTGCTGTCCGCCTCCGCCTCGCTGTCATTTACAACACGCTGGGATCTTTGTGTTTCCAGGATGG GCGTTTCCAGGAGGCAGTCAATATGTTTTCTCTGGCCATCCAGCACAACCCCGCCTCTAGCCGTTACTACGAGAGCAGATCGAAGGCTTTTCGAAAGCTGCTGAACCTGAGCGGGGCCAGGCAGGACTTCATCTGCATGCTGATTCTGGACCCCACCCACGAGGAG gTGGCTCCTATGCTTATGAGTCTGTTCCCAGGCTGCAGGGTCTCTGATGTATTGTCCAGCCCAAAAGGACAAGCGATCAGAGCTCAGCTGATGGAAACCATGCAGGCGTGTAGCTCCTCCTCTGATCCACAAAG ACTGAGTGAGAAGCTCTGCAACATGACTCTGACTAATGAGAGTGCAGCGAGCCAATCAAAAGAGCCAAGTGAAGAAGGAAAGGAGCTGGAGCTGTGTGTGAACAAAGAGGACATGCAGATAACTGTGAGGAGCCTCCTGCAG GTCAGCCGTTCATTCCTGACACTGCATCGCTAA
- the LOC116313596 gene encoding tetratricopeptide repeat protein 16 isoform X4, with the protein MDTSEETDDQTDAEQSFFPTAVSEEELVEAKRKSTLKRLFGSSKIFLHTEKSCQRPDLQGSLIIQSKAAEHYTNGEEAMGKSQYERAVTCFSKAITLKPQQVQLYVSQAEAYLQLCDFQSAAACYKQAWLLEPGAFRDRLAFIYYLQGQCLFDQGFFVDALEAFSKAAEVKPGCRAHKVRSLACLTASGRHTDCLKLVNDWMASEGPTSDLYILRARLHKELNKTSVCYHDVRSALALNPTCPVAGALQLQLREASEQARQRAVDKALCGELPEALCMINIALANSPEDGRLYLFRGTLYRRMKNFIPAIEDIIQAVELSGEEEKEGPQEIRSQKVEVRDDNAESCSVQEEAQFQLALIYNDFAVQCFCKGLYAEATLLLNKAIEEEKGQAGLYLNRGDCFFKQSYWYYALADYRQAEEMMQPNDPAVRLRLAVIYNTLGSLCFQDGRFQEAVNMFSLAIQHNPASSRYYESRSKAFRKLLNLSGARQDFICMLILDPTHEEVAPMLMSLFPGCRVSDVLSSPKGQAIRAQLMETMQACSSSSDPQRLSEKLCNMTLTNESAASQSKEPSEEGKELELCVNKEDMQITVRSLLQ; encoded by the exons ATGGACACATCTGAGGAGACAGATGACCAAACG GATGCAGAGCAGAGTTTTTTCCCCACTGCTGTATCAGAAGAGGAGCTGGTTGAGGCCAAGAGAAAAAGCACCCTAAAACGTCTGTTTGGCTCCAGTAAAATCTTTCTTCACACAGAAAAATCCTGTCAAAGACCAGACCTGCAGGGGAGCCTCATCATTCAGAGCAAGGCCGCTGAGCA TTATACAAATGGGGAAGAGGCAATGGGGAAGTCCCAGTATGAGAGGGCTGTCACCTGCTTCTCCAAAGCCATCACTCTGAAGCCACAACAG GTTCAGCTGTATGTGAGCCAGGCAGAGGCCTACCTACAGCTGTGTGACTTCCAGTCAGCAGCAGCCTGTTACAAACAGGCCTGGCTCCTGGAGCCTGGAGCCTTCAGGGATCGTTTGGCCTTCATTTACTATCTACAG GGTCAGTGTTTGTTCGACCAAGGTTTTTTTGTAGATGCACTGGAGGCTTTCAGCAAAGCTGCTGAGGTGAAACCGGGTTGCAGAGCTCACAAGGTCAGAAG CCTGGCCTGTCTGACAGCTTCAGGTCGCCACACTGACTGTCTGAAGCTGGTAAATGACTGGATGGCATCAGAAGGTCCCACCTCCGACCTTTACATCCTCAGAGCCCGACTGCACAAAGAGCTTAACAAG ACATCAGTTTGTTATCATGATGTGCGGTCGGCGTTGGCGTTGAACCCGACCTGTCCGGTGGCTGGAGCTCTGCAACTCCAGCTGCGGGAAGCGAGTGAACAGGCGAGACAAAGGGCGGTGGATAAAGCTTTGTGTGGAGAGTTGCCTGAAGCCCTTTGCATGATTAATATTGCTCTAGCCAACAGCCCAGAGGACGGACGCCTCTACCTGTTCAG AGGGACTCTGTATAGACGGATGAAGAACTTCATACCAGCCATTGAGGATATAATCCAGGCTGTGGAGCTgagtggagaagaagagaaggagggACCGCAGGAAATCAGGAGTCAGAAGGTGGAGGTCAGAGATGATAACGCTGAGAGTTGCTCTGTGCAGGAGGAGGCGCAGTTTCAGCTGGCTCTCATCTACAATGATTTTGCCGTTCAGTGCTTTTGCAAAGGTCTCTACGCAGAGGCGACTCTGCTTCTCAACAAAGCCATTGAGGAAGAAAAGGGCCAGGCAGGCCTGTACCTGAACCGAGGAG ACTGTTTCTTTAAGCAGAGTTATTGGTACTATGCTCTGGCTGACTACCGGCAGGCTGAGGAGATGATGCAGCCAAATGATCCTGCTGTCCGCCTCCGCCTCGCTGTCATTTACAACACGCTGGGATCTTTGTGTTTCCAGGATGG GCGTTTCCAGGAGGCAGTCAATATGTTTTCTCTGGCCATCCAGCACAACCCCGCCTCTAGCCGTTACTACGAGAGCAGATCGAAGGCTTTTCGAAAGCTGCTGAACCTGAGCGGGGCCAGGCAGGACTTCATCTGCATGCTGATTCTGGACCCCACCCACGAGGAG gTGGCTCCTATGCTTATGAGTCTGTTCCCAGGCTGCAGGGTCTCTGATGTATTGTCCAGCCCAAAAGGACAAGCGATCAGAGCTCAGCTGATGGAAACCATGCAGGCGTGTAGCTCCTCCTCTGATCCACAAAG ACTGAGTGAGAAGCTCTGCAACATGACTCTGACTAATGAGAGTGCAGCGAGCCAATCAAAAGAGCCAAGTGAAGAAGGAAAGGAGCTGGAGCTGTGTGTGAACAAAGAGGACATGCAGATAACTGTGAGGAGCCTCCTGCAG TGA